The window CGCAATATTCCCCACTGCTGCCTCCGTAGGAGTCTGGGCCGTGTTTCAGTCCCAGTGTGGCTGATCATCCTCTCAGACCAGCTACTCATCGTTGACTTGGTAGGCCATTACCCCACCAACTATCTAATGAGACGCGGACTCATCCTCAAGCGATAGCTTATAAATAGAGGCCATCTTTTCCACATAAAGTTAAATATGCAGGATATCCGGTATTAGCAGTCGTTTCCAACTGTTATCCCGATCTCAAGGGTAGATTATCCACGCGTTACTCACCCGTGCGCCGCTCTACTCACTCTCCGAAGAGAGCTTTCTCGCTCGACTTGCATGTGTTAAGCACGCCGCCAGCGTTCAATCTGAGCCAGGATCAAACTCTCCAGTTGATAAAACTTGGAGAAAGTTGATCACTTTGTCATTCACTCGTATTAAACGGGCTGTGATTTGTGATCTTTTTTGCTCAACTCGCTATTTAATTGTCAAAGACCATTTAGTCTTTATCTTCTTGAAAAGAACGATCCGCCGTTGTGGCGGGAGGGAGAAGCTACTGTTTTCGTTTTCTCCCGTCAACTACTTTTTTCAACTTTTTATTCAGTCGTTTCAGTCGTTGACCCCGCTTCGTGGCGGGAGGGAGAAGCTATGTTTTTCGGCTCGTCCCGTCAACTACTTTTTTCAACTTTTTAACAAGTCGTTTTCGTCGTCGACCCCGCCGTTTGGCAGGAGGGAGAACCTAGTGTTTCGAGCCTTCCCCGTCAACTACTTTTTTCAACTTTATTTCGTCGAATTAAGTCGCTAACCGCTCTATATCTTTAAGAAAGAACAAGCCGCCGGGTCCATCCTGTGAGGCGTTCCCTCGCGGCGAAGAGGAGTTCTATGGAAAACGCCCTGCAAGGTCAAGCGCTTTTTTCAAAAAACTGGCTTTTCCTTTCGTAATCCATGCTCCAAATTCCAGTAAATGGCGCTATCATTGGGTTTTATTCAAATCTAAAAATTATATACATTTCACTGCAAATGCCTATCCCTCTACTCTTCGTTTACTTCCGATACGGGTTTGGCTAAAATTCCCCACAGAAGAACCGTCTTTTACCTATACATAATATAAGGACACCATGCAGATCTCCGTCACCACACCAGCCCTGCTTTTTCCGGCCATCTCGTTGTTCATGCTGGCGTATACCAACCGCTTCCTTTCACTGGGGGGTCGCGTTCGTGCGCTTCACGACACATACCTGACCGAACCACATGACTCCATTCGCCAACAGATTGTGAACCTGCGCAATCGCATACACATGATCAAACACATGCAGGGGTACTGCATCCTCGCTATGATCTGCTGTATCTTTTCCATGCTCTGCCTGTTTCAGGAATGGCAGCTCATAGGCCAATCCCTGTTTGGATTCAGCCTACTCTTCCTGCTCATATCCCTGATATTCTCATACATGGAAATACGCATTTCACTTCACGCGCTGGATATCCTGTTGGGAGACATGGAAGACGACAATTAAGAAAGGCTCCGAACCACATGGTTCGGAGCCTTTTAACCCTATACCAACCCTATCTTACATATATAAGCGCTTGAACTGTCCTTTAACGCCCGGCATCTTCTGGTAATACTCATATTCAGACATAGCTTCGTCCATGGCTCGGACCATATGGGCAACCAGCCTCTTGCGTGGAACAGTTCTGGTCCAGCACTTCACTTCGCAGTCTTCGTCGGTCTTGAAAACCATATCCAATTCAAGGTGGGTATCACGCTTGACTTTGACGGGCGCGAACTTGTCTTCCATATTCAACGAGATATCGATGCGGGAAAAGGCACGACGTACTTTCATGGCAGCCACATTGAGCTTGTGTATATCCTTGGAAGACAAACCAAGGTCCGACACTTTCACAGAGCCGCTCATCTTGACCATATCCAACAGTTCTCGACTGTACGAAGGAGCCTTTGTGGCAAAAGCACGATCGACTAGTCCAGTCTGAAACGCAGCAATCGCCCCCACTGCCAACAGCAGCACGGAAATCAGCAATATGCTGGGCTTCATATTTGAACTACGCTTCATGGCCATGATCTTATTCCTTTTTACCACCGAATCAATTCTCGGCGGTGACAACTCCGATTCCACTATGGACCGGCCCTTTCATCCATGCAATACCGTTAGATCAAAATGGTGTTTTTTCCCAAATTCTGACCACACAGATCGGGAGAATTTCCCGGCCACTCCCCATACCTCAAACACAACCATTCGTAAGACATGAAAAAAGGCCCCGGACTGATGTCCGGGGCCTTTACTTACGACTGTAAACTAGATGTACAAGCACTTGAAGTTCTGCTTAACATCCGGAAATTTTTTGAATTGTGAATACTCTTCCGCCGCTTTTTTCATGTAAAGGATCATTTGCGGGACCAGCTCTTTTCGAGAGATTTTACGACTCCAGGAGCGCACTTCGCAGTCACCGTTGGTCTCGAGCACCATGGCCATAACCAACATGGTCTTGGAGTTACCGGGGTTACTACCTTCCTTTGCATCCAGGAAGATGTCGACCTGAGTAAACATACTCTTGTGATCATTGACAGCTCGGTTGATCCTCTTGACCTCGTTGCCCGTCAGATCAAGTTCGGCCACATCGACCGTACCTTTCACGGCCACAAGACCAGAAAGACCATCACTGTCCGCTGCACTGGACTTGATCAACCCTGTCTTGAAGACAAGCACTCCCGCAAGAGTAAAAAAGATTATTGAAAGCAACGAAGCTTTCAAAACTTTGTTGGAACCGGAGTTCTTTCCCATGTGTAAAAGCCCTTGATTTTTCACATTGCCACAGTTGCAATCACCGCCAGAGACACAGCGGTAAACCATTTAATCTCTCTTGGCAATGGCTCTCAACTCTTCCTCCCTGCCAACTTTCCAGCATTTTCGGCTCAAAACCATTACATAATCAGGAAAATTTTATATAATACTTAATTTTCATTTTTTGTACAAGCGACCTTTTCATCATTTAACTTTGAACCTAACTCGCAACATGTATAACAACAAAAGCTCAACGCCTTCACCTCAAACCGGCCTACGACGGCCCCTCGTAAAGCTCATTCCTTAATTTATATCACGAGATACTCCTCTAAGGTGTTGTGCCTTTTAATCCGATACGATAAATATTCATTTCTATGGTCAACAAAAGCATGCCGGAATTTCGCGTGTCGGTGGATCAACTCCGTCCAGGAGTATTCATCCGACTGAAACGAACCAGTTGGTTCGATCACCCTTTTCTGTTCAATCATTTCAAGATCAAGGATGAGGAACAGATCGCCCTGCTTAAGAAGCTAGGCGTCACTGAAGTCTCCTGCATCCCAGAAAAAAGTGATGTTCTGCCCCTGCGCCCTACCGAGACCAAAGCCAAACAGGCAACACCGGAAAAAGCGCTCTCACAGGATGTTATTGACCACCTTTGGGAAATTAAGAAGGAACGCACCCGGCGTTTGCGTGAAAAGAAGCAGCGCATTGCAGAATGTGAAGAGCGGTTTACCACCTGTATCCGTACCTTCGACAACATTCTCAAGGGCGTACTCGGCGGCAATCTCCATTCGCTGGAAGACGCCATCGCCTTCGTGAAGCGGCTGTCCAAGTATTTCCTTGAGGACAGAGAATCCACACTGCACCTGATGAACGTGGTGGATCAGGCCGAATCTGCATACTCCCACCCCATGAACGTGGCGGTTCTCGCCATGATGGTGGGCAAGGAAGCGGGGTATGATGAAGAGCAGATGACAGCTCTTGGTTTAGGCGCCCTCTTTCACGACATAGGCAAGTCCCGCATCCCCAAGAAGCTGCTCAAGAAGCGCGGAGCTTTGACAAAGCCGGAACAGGAAATCATCGAACAACATTCTGAATTCGGTGCCGCCCTGTTGTCTGAAATCGACCTCTTCCCCAAGGGAGTGGCTCGCATTGTGGCCCACCACCATGAGCGCATGGATGGTTCAGGCTATCCGCAAGGACTTTGCAGCGGGGACATCGACGCCATGGCTCGTATCGTGGCCATCGCAGATGCCTATGACAACCACACCAACGCCGCAGATGCGGACGAGTCCCTGACTCCGTATCTGGCCCTTTCCTTCATGTTCGGTCAGCAGAAGGCTCTCTTCGATGTGGAAGTACTGGCCCTGTTCATTCGCTGCCTCGGTGTCTATCCGCCCGGCACCGTGGTCGAGCTCTCCAACGGCGCCGTGGGTATGGTCATGTCCGTAAATCCGCGGAACCAGCTCAATCCGAGCGTGGTGCTGTACGACGAAGAAGTGCCCAAGAAGGAAGCTCTGATCGTGGACCTCGCCGATGAATCCGACCTGCGCGTGGAAAAGTCCATCCGACTCGCCCACCTTCCGCAAGAGGTACTGGATTACCTGTCGCCACGAACCAAGATCACCTACTACGTGGACCAGAACTAACCCTTTCCATAAACACTCACGCTCTCTGCACCGCCCTCTTCGGGAGGTATTTATAATTCCTCACAGTGGAAGGTCTATGTAGGCTTTTCATAAGAGGTATCAATGAGAGCGCTTTCCTGGTTTTTCTCCATCGCACTATTGTTGATGACGTCCTCACCTGTCTTCGCCAACGACACGCTGGTTGTGGTTACCGACTACTGGCCCCCGTTTCGTATCAAGACTGAGGAAGGTGTCATCGGCATCGACGTCGACCTCTTGGAAGAGATCGGTAAGCGCATGGGTGTACATTTTGAAATTCGGATCGCACCATGGGCCAGGTGCCTGCTGGATATGGAGAGTGGGCAGGCTGACATGATGACCGGTTTGGCAAGGACATCTGAACGCGAAAAGTACATCGATTATACCTCTATTTTCTACTACCAATGTGCACCTGCATTCTACGAACGAAAAGAACGCGAGGGGCGGCCCATCAAGCATTACGATGACCTGCGAAACGTATCCATCGGCTACACACGGGGGTCCGCTTACTTCGAGCCTTTCGATTCAGACACCAAGCTGGACAAGATTCCAGCCACCAATGAAGCCCTGCTGCTCAACATGCTGATCGAGGGAAGATGGGATGTGATCATCGGGACTGATTGTCAGGTAGACTATGATATAAAGCGACTCGAACTGCATAAGAAAATCATCAAGACATCCTACAGACCCAACAAGAAGGTCGACCTTTTCTTCGGCATGTCCAAGAAATCAAGGTTCAAGTACAGGATGAAGGAAATCGAGACGGTCATACAAGACATGCTGGACGATGGGACTATCAAACGCATCGCCCACAAGTACACAGGGCATGATTGATACAGACAAGACAAAAAAGGCCACTCCAAATGGAGTGGCCTTTTTTTGTCTCGATATGTAGCGCGCTATTCCTTGACTGAACCGGCCAGCAGCCCGCGAATAAAGTATCTGCCGAGGAAGATATAGATCGCCAGCACCGGCACGGCTGCCATGATGGAACCTGCCATGGGGAGGTTCCAGCTGACCGCCTGTCCACCTGCCAATTGGGCAAGGCCGACGGTGATCGGATTATCGGCGTGACGGGTAAGGCAGATACCCCAGAGGAACTCGTTCCAGATCTGGGTGAACTGCCACAAGGACGTGACCACGAACCCGGGAATGGACAGGGGGAACACGATGCGCAGGTAAATGGAAAAGAATCCAGCG of the Pseudodesulfovibrio sp. zrk46 genome contains:
- a CDS encoding DUF2721 domain-containing protein, producing MQISVTTPALLFPAISLFMLAYTNRFLSLGGRVRALHDTYLTEPHDSIRQQIVNLRNRIHMIKHMQGYCILAMICCIFSMLCLFQEWQLIGQSLFGFSLLFLLISLIFSYMEIRISLHALDILLGDMEDDN
- a CDS encoding transporter substrate-binding domain-containing protein; translated protein: MRALSWFFSIALLLMTSSPVFANDTLVVVTDYWPPFRIKTEEGVIGIDVDLLEEIGKRMGVHFEIRIAPWARCLLDMESGQADMMTGLARTSEREKYIDYTSIFYYQCAPAFYERKEREGRPIKHYDDLRNVSIGYTRGSAYFEPFDSDTKLDKIPATNEALLLNMLIEGRWDVIIGTDCQVDYDIKRLELHKKIIKTSYRPNKKVDLFFGMSKKSRFKYRMKEIETVIQDMLDDGTIKRIAHKYTGHD
- a CDS encoding HD-GYP domain-containing protein, with amino-acid sequence MVNKSMPEFRVSVDQLRPGVFIRLKRTSWFDHPFLFNHFKIKDEEQIALLKKLGVTEVSCIPEKSDVLPLRPTETKAKQATPEKALSQDVIDHLWEIKKERTRRLREKKQRIAECEERFTTCIRTFDNILKGVLGGNLHSLEDAIAFVKRLSKYFLEDRESTLHLMNVVDQAESAYSHPMNVAVLAMMVGKEAGYDEEQMTALGLGALFHDIGKSRIPKKLLKKRGALTKPEQEIIEQHSEFGAALLSEIDLFPKGVARIVAHHHERMDGSGYPQGLCSGDIDAMARIVAIADAYDNHTNAADADESLTPYLALSFMFGQQKALFDVEVLALFIRCLGVYPPGTVVELSNGAVGMVMSVNPRNQLNPSVVLYDEEVPKKEALIVDLADESDLRVEKSIRLAHLPQEVLDYLSPRTKITYYVDQN